A stretch of the Chelonoidis abingdonii isolate Lonesome George chromosome 11, CheloAbing_2.0, whole genome shotgun sequence genome encodes the following:
- the HAUS5 gene encoding LOW QUALITY PROTEIN: HAUS augmin-like complex subunit 5 (The sequence of the model RefSeq protein was modified relative to this genomic sequence to represent the inferred CDS: inserted 2 bases in 2 codons) — MQIAAPSRHRPPNSAPTELRPPPPDYSSRQAPQLPWGWSSRWPKRWGCPPDGAFRRGLPGAAQEWIHDAQRCSLLLKAYAARTAKEHKQLQGNVTQLGGXLEQLQDISRKAKVELMIGGKVPDLGFAGVEPEVLPDMRTACQLRFHFLKSLFEHSMSGAFPWWGVQGLILGVPDPVIPHLQVPAHELSIHRLDWTALAQHRAFLTVCQASGFPLYKALEHPLPHMAELKKELLALCAQLGYKNWALASLQQHQGSPGTNAQALVQALQDHDREQAGALGLQIQLVTEQCRQLVERWPEVQAAINAWWEQVGQFVLPAEHRLGXELWTLALRTLLQQQHSWA; from the exons ATGCAAATTGCAGCTCCcagcaggcaccgccccccgaACTCCGCCCCCACAGAACTACGGCCCCCGCCCCCGGACTACAGCTCCCGGCAGGCTCCGCAGCTCCCGTGGGGCTGGAGCTCTAGGTGGCCCAAGAGATGGGGCTGCCCCCCCGACGGGGCCTTCCGCCG AGGTCTCCCTGGAGCGGCCCAAGAGTGGATCCACGACGCCCagcgctgctccctgctgcttaAGGCCTATGCGGCCCGCACAGCCAAGGAGCACAAGCAGCTGCAGGGCAACGTAACACAGCTGGGAg ggctggagcagctgcaggacaTCAGCAG AAAGGCCAAGGTAGAGCTGATGATAGGAGGGAAGGTGCCTGACCTCGGATTTGCTGGCGTGGAGCCGGAAGTACTG CCTGACATGCGGACAGCCTGCCAGCTGCGCTTCCACTTCCTGAAGTCGCTCTTCGAGCACAGCATGTCTGGGGCCTTCCCAT GGTGGGGGGTTCAGGGGCTGATCCTTGGCGTCCCTGACCCAGTCATCCCCCatctccaggtcccagcccatgAGCTCTCCATCCATAGGCTGGACTGGACGGCGCTCGCCCAGCACCGGGCCTTCCTCACTGTGTGCCAGGCTTCCGGCTTCCCTCTCTACAAG gccctggagcaccccctgccccacatggCTGAGCTGAAGAAGGAGCTGCTGGCCCTGTGTGCCCAGCTGGGCTACAAGAACTGGGCACTGGCCAGCCTGCaacagcaccagggctccccggGGACCAATGCGCAAG ccctggtgcAGGCCCTGCAGGACCACGACCGGGAGCAGGCCggagccctggggctgcagatCCAGCTGGTGACGGAGCAGTGCAGGCAACTCGTTGAGCGCTGGCCCGAGGTGCAGGCCGCTATCAACGCCTG GTGGGAGCAGGTGGGGCAGTTTGTCCTGCCTGCGGAGCACCGTCTGG TGGAGCTCTGGACCCTGGCCCTCAGgaccctcctgcagcagcagcacagctgggcctGA